In Sphingobacterium thalpophilum, a genomic segment contains:
- the trmB gene encoding tRNA (guanosine(46)-N7)-methyltransferase TrmB yields MGKDKLRKFAEVATFENVIQLDAGKEYKGKWAEKQFGNNNPVVLELACGKGEYTVNLARLFPEKNFIGIDFKGNRIWRGAKTALEDGIRNVAFLRIQIETILEHFAENEIDEIWITFPDPQPQDSREKKRLTGPKFLDRYKIIMKPEGMMNLKTDNDGFYAYTLEQIDLQGLKKYKETTDLYHSDLVDNVLSIKTYYERKYLAHDKNINYVKWSFEKA; encoded by the coding sequence ATGGGAAAGGACAAACTACGTAAATTTGCTGAAGTTGCTACTTTTGAAAATGTAATCCAACTCGACGCAGGCAAAGAATATAAAGGAAAATGGGCTGAGAAGCAATTTGGTAACAATAATCCAGTTGTTTTGGAGCTTGCTTGTGGTAAAGGTGAGTATACTGTTAATCTAGCGAGATTGTTTCCGGAGAAAAATTTCATCGGTATCGATTTTAAAGGTAATCGTATTTGGCGAGGAGCCAAAACAGCTTTGGAGGATGGAATTCGGAATGTTGCTTTTCTTCGGATACAAATTGAGACTATCCTTGAACATTTTGCTGAAAATGAAATTGATGAGATCTGGATTACCTTTCCGGATCCGCAACCGCAAGATAGCCGAGAAAAGAAACGATTGACCGGGCCAAAGTTTTTGGATCGTTATAAAATCATTATGAAGCCTGAAGGGATGATGAATTTGAAAACAGACAATGACGGTTTTTATGCTTACACACTAGAGCAGATCGATTTACAGGGTTTGAAAAAATATAAGGAAACGACAGATCTTTACCATTCAGACTTGGTTGATAACGTTTTATCCATTAAAACATATTACGAACGGAAGTATTTGGCGCATGACAAGAACATTAACTATGTGAAGTGGAGTTTCGAGAAGGCTTAA
- a CDS encoding DUF3820 family protein, with the protein MLNPEILTELVTVKMPFGKYQGYTLCNLPEPYLVWYNQKGFPKGKLGQQLATLYEIKLNGLEYLLEPLKKR; encoded by the coding sequence ATGTTAAATCCTGAAATTTTAACCGAGCTTGTTACAGTCAAGATGCCATTTGGAAAATACCAAGGATACACCTTATGTAATCTTCCTGAGCCCTATCTCGTATGGTATAACCAAAAAGGCTTTCCAAAGGGAAAACTAGGTCAGCAGTTAGCGACACTCTATGAAATAAAGCTTAATGGCTTGGAATACCTGCTCGAACCTTTAAAGAAAAGATGA
- a CDS encoding rhodanese-related sulfurtransferase has product MTQYQTLLYYCYSPIEDAEKFASDHLEFCKSLDLVGRIIVANEGLNGTVSGTVESCKSYMDAIYADGRFNKTEFKIDDVDEPSFIKMHCRYKAEIVHSGLRDPKEIDPNRQTGVHLEPKDFLAMKDQEDVVVLDVRSNYEHNVGHFKNAVTLDIDNFREFPEKIKELEQYKGKKILTYCTGGIKCEKASALLLKEGFEDVYQLHGGIIKYGKEAGGEDFEGQCYVFDNRVTVDVNSVNPSVVSTCFNCGKQTTKMINCANPTCNEHFTQCDECGWEMDGCCSPACKENPNKREYDGTGYYVKVPQPVNIDKISKRKHKNFPPKVSAED; this is encoded by the coding sequence ATGACACAATATCAAACTTTGCTGTACTATTGTTACAGCCCTATCGAGGATGCCGAAAAATTCGCATCAGATCATTTAGAATTTTGTAAATCACTGGACTTAGTCGGCCGTATCATTGTAGCTAATGAAGGTCTTAATGGAACTGTTTCGGGTACTGTAGAATCCTGTAAAAGCTATATGGATGCCATTTATGCCGATGGTCGTTTCAATAAAACAGAGTTCAAAATTGACGATGTAGATGAACCATCATTCATTAAAATGCATTGCCGCTACAAAGCCGAAATTGTTCACTCTGGTTTGAGAGATCCAAAAGAAATTGACCCCAACCGTCAAACCGGTGTGCACCTTGAACCGAAGGATTTCTTAGCCATGAAAGACCAAGAGGATGTGGTTGTATTGGATGTACGCTCAAATTACGAGCACAATGTTGGTCATTTTAAAAATGCTGTTACCCTCGATATTGATAATTTCCGCGAGTTCCCCGAGAAAATCAAAGAGCTCGAACAATATAAAGGAAAAAAAATATTAACGTACTGCACAGGGGGTATCAAATGTGAGAAGGCATCTGCTCTCTTGTTAAAAGAAGGCTTCGAGGATGTTTATCAATTACATGGCGGCATTATCAAATACGGAAAGGAAGCAGGTGGTGAAGATTTTGAAGGTCAATGCTACGTCTTTGACAATCGTGTTACTGTCGATGTAAATTCTGTCAACCCATCCGTGGTATCAACTTGTTTTAACTGTGGCAAGCAAACCACCAAAATGATCAACTGCGCCAACCCAACTTGTAATGAACATTTCACACAATGTGATGAGTGCGGCTGGGAGATGGATGGATGCTGTTCGCCAGCATGTAAGGAAAATCCCAATAAACGTGAATATGACGGAACAGGATATTATGTCAAGGTACCTCAACCCGTCAATATTGACAAAATCAGCAAAAGAAAACATAAAAATTTTCCACCGAAAGTATCGGCCGAAGATTAA
- a CDS encoding SusD/RagB family nutrient-binding outer membrane lipoprotein, which produces MKKNIRKAFILLAACGILQSCTKDFVAINTNPNAISAAAPQSLIAPALLNVLNTNLSRNMRINNELMQVTVTVNDALEIQRYEIRPSEAESTWSGWYVQLTNIRDIYQKAGEGQQKGYQTYQGISLILDAWVSSLITDMYGDVPYTDSNKGYSDSNLTPVFDKQSDIYADIFRKLEEANTLLKGKVAVESTNLAMDPIFNSDPGKWQKFGNSLYLRLLLRIAHKSETNAVAKIKEILETNAAEYPVMQSNAETAALYYTNVQPYMNPYFNSRDIDFNGNKGYSEFFINNLLDLSDPRLKIWATEATLGVYGGMQSGYQRGNVPEQQSTLLTSLKADSHMGNIMNYAELQFIIAECGMRGYAQVDAPGAYLKGVNAAMEYWGLTAPSSYLSSAKVQLLPTDSDHAKLKKVHLQKYYAMLFTDFQQWYEYRRTQLLDLYKGPGLLNQGKMPVRLNYPTIVQSLNKVNYQDAVSRMGGDGINEKMWWQPSIN; this is translated from the coding sequence ATGAAAAAGAATATAAGAAAAGCTTTTATTTTGTTGGCAGCCTGTGGGATACTACAGAGCTGTACAAAAGATTTTGTCGCAATAAATACAAATCCAAATGCAATTTCTGCGGCAGCGCCACAAAGTCTCATCGCGCCAGCTTTACTCAATGTGTTAAACACAAATTTATCACGGAATATGCGCATCAACAATGAGCTTATGCAAGTGACTGTAACGGTGAATGATGCATTGGAGATTCAACGGTATGAAATCAGACCGTCAGAAGCGGAATCTACCTGGTCCGGATGGTACGTACAGTTGACGAATATACGCGACATTTATCAGAAGGCAGGGGAAGGGCAGCAGAAGGGTTACCAGACATACCAGGGTATTTCGCTTATATTGGATGCTTGGGTGAGTTCGTTAATAACTGATATGTATGGTGATGTACCTTATACAGACAGCAATAAAGGGTATAGTGATAGTAATTTAACTCCTGTATTTGATAAACAGTCCGATATTTATGCGGATATCTTTAGAAAATTAGAAGAGGCCAATACGCTTTTGAAAGGTAAGGTTGCTGTCGAATCGACCAATTTAGCGATGGATCCTATATTTAATTCAGATCCTGGAAAATGGCAGAAATTTGGTAATTCTTTATATCTCCGATTATTGCTACGTATAGCACATAAGTCAGAAACCAATGCTGTTGCAAAGATCAAAGAAATATTAGAAACGAATGCCGCTGAATATCCGGTGATGCAAAGCAATGCAGAAACGGCTGCTTTATACTACACCAATGTACAGCCTTATATGAATCCTTATTTTAATAGCCGTGACATAGATTTTAATGGAAACAAAGGCTATTCAGAGTTTTTTATCAATAATCTGCTGGACCTTTCAGACCCACGATTAAAAATTTGGGCCACTGAAGCCACATTAGGAGTATATGGCGGTATGCAGTCCGGATACCAGAGAGGAAATGTCCCCGAGCAACAATCAACGCTTTTAACAAGTCTAAAAGCCGACTCGCATATGGGGAATATCATGAATTACGCCGAGTTGCAATTTATTATTGCTGAATGTGGTATGAGAGGGTATGCTCAGGTTGATGCGCCTGGAGCCTATTTAAAGGGGGTGAACGCGGCTATGGAATACTGGGGGCTAACAGCGCCATCATCTTACCTAAGCAGTGCAAAGGTTCAGTTGCTGCCCACAGATAGTGATCATGCGAAATTGAAAAAGGTGCATTTGCAAAAATACTATGCGATGCTATTTACGGATTTCCAACAGTGGTACGAATATCGTAGAACCCAATTATTGGATTTATACAAAGGTCCGGGCTTGTTGAATCAAGGGAAAATGCCAGTACGTTTAAATTATCCAACAATTGTACAATCTTTAAACAAAGTAAATTATCAGGATGCTGTGAGTCGTATGGGGGGAGACGGGATAAATGAAAAAATGTGGTGGCAACCTTCAATCAACTAA
- a CDS encoding sugar transferase — MNSIAPVILFVYNRPDHTIRTLSALEKNKLADQTTLYIYSDAAKNEKSVQAVTEVRKIINEFWNFKEVIIVERTENWGLAANVIDGVTKVVNAHGKIIVLEDDLETAVFALDYFNQALERYKDQDQVMEISGYGYPLKDLNKLPETFFFRVANSWGWATWDRAWQHFNPNIDELVSDFTAEQIHQFSIEGKENFWKQVQEFKAGKINSWAIRWYASVFKKNGLVLYPRNSMTQNIGNDGSGTHTAAEATYQVTLAESPVRYFPTEISENKQAYEAIKYFYSHRKGSLFNRGIRFLKKKMNKFNT, encoded by the coding sequence ATGAACAGTATTGCTCCAGTCATACTTTTTGTGTACAATCGTCCTGATCATACGATAAGAACGCTCTCAGCTTTAGAAAAGAATAAACTTGCGGACCAGACTACACTTTACATCTATTCGGATGCTGCAAAAAACGAAAAATCTGTTCAAGCTGTTACTGAAGTCCGAAAGATTATCAACGAGTTCTGGAACTTCAAAGAAGTTATTATTGTCGAACGAACAGAAAATTGGGGTTTGGCAGCCAATGTGATCGACGGAGTTACAAAAGTGGTTAATGCACATGGAAAGATTATAGTTTTGGAAGATGATCTGGAAACTGCTGTGTTTGCCCTAGATTATTTCAATCAAGCACTGGAGCGCTATAAAGATCAAGATCAGGTCATGGAGATCAGCGGTTATGGTTATCCGCTAAAAGATTTAAATAAACTGCCTGAGACCTTCTTTTTTCGGGTCGCCAATAGTTGGGGCTGGGCAACCTGGGACCGCGCCTGGCAACATTTCAATCCGAATATTGATGAACTTGTATCGGATTTTACGGCCGAGCAGATACATCAATTCAGTATAGAGGGTAAAGAAAACTTCTGGAAACAAGTGCAGGAATTTAAGGCCGGAAAGATCAACTCTTGGGCGATACGCTGGTATGCTTCTGTATTCAAAAAAAATGGGTTAGTTTTGTATCCAAGGAATTCGATGACACAGAATATTGGCAACGATGGTTCGGGTACACATACAGCTGCGGAAGCTACGTATCAGGTTACACTAGCAGAAAGCCCTGTACGGTATTTTCCGACGGAAATTTCAGAAAACAAGCAAGCTTATGAGGCCATCAAGTATTTCTATTCACATCGGAAAGGATCTTTATTCAACCGTGGCATCCGATTCCTGAAGAAGAAAATGAATAAATTCAATACATAA
- a CDS encoding DUF5689 domain-containing protein, translating into MKKLKSILCSMLAMSALLSGCIKDNVNESIGTLNPEISLYALRSLYKNADLQLNASSLQGAEHIKAVVVSHAENKNLPENTLAVQNIWRNQRRGILVQVPNASEFKFGDSVQINISGSKLIKKDGLLVLSVDNNQQLKVYSSGNTIAPLPVAVSSLKSKFDEFESTYIDITADVEPEPAAGTALKGDKILMDGDKNEIILHTQDNATFAGESIAPSASFRGIAFKEGEKLQVRMQSYADMAYASGKLYAGWPETFDAVDASVKGSYDMKDKNAVSFPTGQWNLYQAILGTTAGRDRIVSGKNAIRMQQNLSVEGYVQMNFDVPNGASKVTLWYGSYYTDRSCTFKLEYSTDGGTTWKQTGEPISDAHTTTESMNSKQAVFLMNIQGPVRFRVTKLGLGTSNNVINNGRLGLDDIAIYKSY; encoded by the coding sequence ATGAAAAAGTTAAAATCAATACTATGCAGTATGTTGGCGATGTCAGCATTGCTGTCCGGCTGTATCAAAGACAACGTCAATGAATCGATAGGGACGCTAAATCCTGAAATATCGTTGTATGCGCTACGCAGTCTATATAAAAATGCCGATTTACAGCTTAATGCGTCTTCGCTACAAGGGGCAGAACATATCAAAGCAGTGGTCGTTTCGCATGCGGAAAATAAGAATTTACCAGAAAATACACTTGCTGTACAGAATATTTGGCGAAATCAACGCCGTGGAATATTAGTTCAGGTACCCAATGCGTCTGAATTTAAATTTGGAGATTCGGTTCAGATCAATATTAGCGGTTCAAAACTGATTAAAAAAGATGGCTTATTAGTTCTTTCAGTAGATAATAATCAACAGCTTAAAGTCTACTCATCTGGTAATACTATTGCCCCATTACCTGTTGCTGTTTCCAGTCTAAAGTCGAAGTTTGATGAGTTTGAATCAACCTATATCGATATTACAGCCGATGTTGAACCTGAACCCGCAGCTGGGACAGCGTTGAAAGGAGATAAAATCTTAATGGATGGTGATAAAAATGAGATTATATTGCATACACAAGATAATGCGACATTTGCTGGGGAGTCCATCGCTCCAAGTGCATCATTCAGAGGAATTGCATTCAAGGAGGGCGAAAAGCTACAAGTTAGGATGCAGAGTTATGCTGATATGGCTTATGCCAGCGGTAAGTTATATGCAGGTTGGCCTGAAACTTTTGATGCTGTAGATGCGAGTGTGAAAGGTAGCTATGATATGAAGGATAAAAACGCGGTCTCCTTTCCAACGGGGCAATGGAACCTGTATCAGGCTATTCTAGGAACAACTGCTGGTCGTGATCGTATCGTTTCTGGAAAAAATGCCATCCGTATGCAGCAGAACTTAAGTGTTGAGGGTTATGTGCAAATGAATTTTGATGTGCCGAATGGGGCCTCAAAAGTAACGCTTTGGTATGGTTCGTATTACACCGATCGTTCGTGTACGTTCAAGTTGGAATACTCGACCGACGGAGGAACGACATGGAAGCAAACAGGCGAGCCTATTTCGGACGCGCATACAACGACAGAGAGCATGAATTCAAAACAGGCTGTATTCTTAATGAATATTCAGGGGCCGGTTCGTTTTAGAGTTACCAAACTTGGATTAGGGACAAGTAACAATGTGATTAATAACGGAAGGTTGGGATTGGACGATATTGCTATTTATAAAAGTTATTAA
- a CDS encoding DUF937 domain-containing protein yields the protein MNLTDLVTGGVGSKAIETISKITGISESKAKWIVAAAVPLMIAALNYNAKNKGQAENIDKAIDQHSSSGILDKIGDLFGQGGAEQNVSEDGNKIVNHMFGQNTEVVTQHIADKAGLSSSQVTGVLATLAPIVMGYLGQQKQASSGGGIGDLIGSVLGGGTQQNAGGGMLGGILGSFLGGSQEEQAQATEQPASGGSVTDMLGGLAGSFFDKNNDGQAKGNILDSIAGMFGK from the coding sequence ATGAACTTAACAGATTTAGTTACAGGTGGAGTAGGCTCTAAAGCGATAGAGACTATTTCAAAAATTACTGGTATCAGCGAATCCAAGGCAAAATGGATTGTAGCAGCGGCAGTTCCTTTGATGATTGCAGCATTGAATTACAATGCGAAAAACAAGGGGCAGGCGGAGAACATTGATAAGGCTATTGACCAGCATAGCAGTAGCGGGATTCTCGATAAAATTGGAGATCTTTTTGGACAGGGAGGAGCGGAGCAAAATGTTTCTGAAGACGGTAATAAAATTGTCAACCATATGTTCGGCCAAAATACCGAAGTCGTGACACAGCATATAGCGGATAAAGCAGGCTTGAGTTCTTCTCAAGTGACGGGTGTACTGGCCACACTTGCTCCTATCGTAATGGGATATTTAGGGCAACAAAAGCAGGCTTCAAGCGGCGGTGGGATTGGTGATCTGATCGGCTCTGTGCTTGGTGGTGGAACACAACAAAATGCAGGTGGCGGTATGTTGGGTGGTATATTAGGCTCTTTTTTAGGCGGTAGCCAAGAAGAACAGGCGCAAGCAACTGAGCAGCCGGCATCGGGAGGTAGTGTTACCGACATGTTGGGTGGATTGGCAGGTAGTTTTTTTGATAAAAATAACGATGGGCAGGCAAAGGGCAATATTCTTGATTCAATCGCCGGTATGTTTGGCAAGTAA
- a CDS encoding SusC/RagA family TonB-linked outer membrane protein — MFSINPIQINLRHSSSKVLFVALAIACNMDFTALAAPLGSDQAVHAVKQTKIRVKGQVVDNQTKEPLASVSILAAGVVKGATDRNGNFDIEVESGTAIRFQLIGYEAETQTFSSAQLNAKIFLSARSEALNEVVVTALGIQREEKALGYSISTVKGEELTNAISNNWTDALTGKVAGLNLVKSGAGPLGSNQIILRGETSFTGDNSALIVVDGVVMGGGTRMTGNGSSNYLDSDSPVDFGTSLADINPDDIESVSVLKGPGASALYGSRGAHGAVIITTKKGKGAKNKIGVSVNSNTAIGTINRWPDYQYEYGQGAIDQDLYYSYGQSEDGASTLSTSSAWGPKFDGQYYYQYDPNFYRLTPPERTLWRPYENNRKDLFQTELTSTNSISISGATEKTSSRFSYTNVTNKWIIPNMGYNRNTIAMQFNNKVTDKLSLSTKINFNNRGSDNLPNSGYNNQSYMYFVRGIVPNVNAAWLEQNWIPGKEGIEQMTPFSNLLDNPRTISYDMINAQDKNNIIGNLQADYKFNKELNLMVRTGIDWSYDKRKQSRPFDTYKYAYGYYREQSINNQEITSDFLLQYNNQRNNLHKFGASVGGSLMHNKYIKDDAYANSLIYPNQYNFANAREKIVYLPYREEYAANSLYALLNYSYKDMIFVDATNRIDWASTLASPKRNEVKPFIYPSLNTSFVISQLLNLPKAINFWKVRASIAQVGGGGKRAYLNSYGYRSVEGTTGGLTNPTTVPDENLTFESTRSYEVGTDFRMFRDRLRLDLTLYSNSTFDQIIESPLDPSSGFRNQITNAGEVRNRGIEIALSGDIIKKKDGLNWNMYGNFTSYDSKVISIPADLQGELVLSTLFGSRGTIVAIPGKRFGDIYGLGYERNQDGQIIYENGLPVLSQQNMYIGNPNATTKFGWGNEFKYKGFRFNFLFDGQFGGVGYSLTHAVLMEEGKLKKTIPGRYNGIIGDGVVKNSDGSYSKNTVVASAGDYYAKHFNRDNIESNTFSTDFIKLREVRFDYTLPKSFVERLKIERASIGVYGRDLFVMTKWPSFDPEFGSLNSSGIEKGAEIAQFPSTRTMGVNLSFSF; from the coding sequence ATGTTTAGTATTAACCCTATCCAAATTAATCTAAGGCACTCCTCCTCGAAAGTGCTATTTGTGGCATTAGCAATTGCCTGTAATATGGATTTTACAGCATTGGCGGCTCCACTAGGATCTGATCAAGCTGTGCATGCAGTTAAGCAGACCAAGATTAGAGTAAAAGGGCAAGTTGTCGATAATCAGACGAAAGAACCTTTGGCATCCGTATCAATCCTTGCAGCGGGTGTAGTTAAAGGAGCGACGGACAGAAATGGTAATTTCGATATTGAAGTAGAATCAGGGACAGCAATCCGTTTTCAGCTAATCGGTTACGAAGCTGAAACGCAAACTTTTTCGTCAGCCCAATTGAATGCTAAAATTTTTTTAAGTGCGAGATCGGAGGCGCTCAATGAAGTCGTTGTGACAGCGCTAGGCATACAGCGAGAAGAGAAGGCATTAGGCTATTCCATAAGCACGGTCAAAGGCGAGGAATTGACGAATGCAATTTCAAACAATTGGACGGATGCTCTAACAGGAAAAGTCGCTGGTTTGAATTTGGTAAAGTCGGGTGCGGGGCCATTGGGATCCAATCAGATTATTTTAAGAGGGGAAACATCTTTTACGGGCGATAATTCCGCATTGATTGTTGTGGATGGTGTTGTCATGGGAGGAGGGACGCGGATGACCGGTAATGGTAGTTCCAATTATTTGGATAGTGATTCTCCTGTAGATTTTGGAACATCATTGGCGGATATTAATCCGGATGATATCGAGTCCGTTTCAGTATTGAAAGGACCAGGCGCTTCAGCGCTCTATGGTTCCCGTGGCGCACATGGCGCTGTGATTATTACCACAAAAAAGGGAAAAGGGGCTAAAAATAAAATTGGTGTATCCGTTAATTCGAATACGGCAATTGGGACAATTAACAGATGGCCCGATTATCAATACGAATATGGTCAAGGTGCGATTGATCAGGATCTTTATTATTCCTACGGACAGTCAGAGGATGGTGCAAGTACTTTAAGTACGTCTTCTGCTTGGGGACCCAAATTTGATGGACAGTATTATTACCAGTACGATCCTAATTTCTATCGTTTGACACCTCCAGAGCGGACATTATGGAGACCCTATGAAAATAACCGAAAGGATCTTTTCCAAACGGAGCTCACGTCTACTAATTCGATCAGTATTTCTGGTGCTACTGAAAAGACCAGTTCACGGTTTTCATATACCAACGTAACGAACAAATGGATTATTCCCAACATGGGTTATAATCGGAATACCATCGCTATGCAGTTCAATAACAAGGTGACGGATAAACTGAGCCTCTCAACAAAAATTAATTTTAATAATAGAGGATCAGACAATTTACCAAATAGCGGTTATAACAATCAAAGTTACATGTACTTTGTACGGGGCATTGTGCCGAATGTGAATGCAGCTTGGCTAGAGCAGAATTGGATTCCAGGAAAGGAAGGAATTGAACAGATGACTCCGTTTTCAAACCTGTTGGATAATCCAAGAACCATATCTTATGATATGATCAATGCGCAGGATAAAAACAATATTATTGGAAATTTACAGGCCGATTATAAATTCAATAAGGAGTTGAATTTGATGGTGCGGACAGGAATCGATTGGAGCTATGATAAACGCAAACAATCCAGGCCATTTGATACCTATAAATATGCTTATGGCTATTACCGGGAGCAGTCCATCAATAACCAGGAAATTACTTCCGACTTTTTATTGCAATATAACAATCAACGGAACAATCTTCACAAATTTGGCGCATCGGTTGGAGGTTCATTGATGCACAATAAGTATATTAAAGATGATGCTTACGCTAATAGTCTTATTTATCCAAACCAATATAATTTTGCCAATGCGAGGGAAAAAATCGTTTATTTACCTTACCGCGAGGAATATGCAGCCAATAGCTTATATGCCTTACTAAATTATAGTTATAAGGATATGATTTTTGTCGATGCAACGAATCGTATCGACTGGGCGAGTACATTAGCATCTCCGAAACGGAATGAAGTTAAACCATTTATATACCCTTCGCTTAATACAAGTTTTGTTATTTCCCAATTGCTAAACCTGCCAAAAGCGATAAATTTTTGGAAAGTCAGAGCATCGATTGCTCAAGTCGGAGGTGGAGGAAAACGGGCTTATCTAAACTCTTATGGTTACCGTAGTGTTGAGGGGACCACTGGAGGGCTTACAAATCCAACCACCGTTCCAGATGAAAATCTGACGTTCGAAAGTACGCGTTCTTATGAAGTAGGAACAGATTTTAGAATGTTCAGAGATCGACTTAGATTAGATCTTACTCTGTATTCAAACTCGACATTTGATCAGATTATTGAGTCTCCGCTGGATCCTTCAAGCGGTTTCAGAAATCAGATTACGAATGCTGGAGAGGTACGGAATAGGGGGATAGAGATTGCGCTTTCTGGCGATATTATCAAGAAGAAAGATGGCTTAAATTGGAATATGTATGGAAATTTTACGAGCTATGATTCGAAAGTTATTTCCATACCTGCAGATCTGCAAGGAGAATTAGTGCTATCCACGTTGTTTGGAAGTAGAGGAACAATTGTGGCCATACCTGGTAAACGATTTGGTGATATCTATGGACTCGGATATGAGCGAAATCAGGATGGTCAAATTATTTATGAAAATGGACTTCCTGTATTGTCCCAACAGAACATGTATATCGGTAATCCAAATGCAACGACCAAATTTGGTTGGGGGAATGAATTTAAATACAAAGGATTTAGATTTAATTTCTTATTTGATGGTCAATTCGGCGGAGTGGGATATTCGTTGACGCATGCCGTATTGATGGAAGAGGGAAAATTAAAAAAGACAATTCCGGGACGATATAATGGTATTATCGGCGATGGTGTTGTGAAGAATAGTGATGGAAGCTACAGCAAGAATACAGTTGTTGCGTCTGCTGGAGATTATTATGCTAAACATTTTAACCGGGATAATATAGAATCAAATACGTTTTCCACGGACTTTATAAAGCTTCGTGAGGTCAGATTTGACTATACATTACCTAAGTCTTTTGTTGAACGCTTGAAAATTGAGCGCGCATCAATTGGCGTGTACGGAAGAGATCTGTTTGTCATGACCAAATGGCCTTCATTTGACCCAGAGTTTGGATCGCTAAATTCAAGCGGTATTGAGAAGGGCGCAGAGATTGCGCAGTTCCCTTCAACCCGCACAATGGGTGTCAATTTATCATTCTCATTTTAA
- a CDS encoding glycosyltransferase family 2 protein: MSAHPKFSIITVVYNNVRDIEHTLKSVVNQSYDHIEYIVIDGQSTDGTLEIIQKYRDKITVLLSEKDKGIYDAMNKGLALATGDYVLFLNSGDEIYDLNSIENLAKLSDDADILYGETILVDDNRNIIGERRHKVPAHFDWKSFRYGMNICHQAIYIKRDIAEPYDLNYKLCADIDWVIRCAKKAKKSVNAQQYVARYLVGGMSKQRHKESLKERFAIFKHYYGTIPNLFNHGIIALKAIWYRLNYGKPQD, encoded by the coding sequence ATGTCTGCTCATCCTAAATTTTCGATTATAACTGTCGTTTACAACAATGTGCGTGACATAGAACACACCCTGAAATCTGTTGTCAATCAGAGCTATGATCATATAGAGTATATTGTCATTGATGGACAATCAACTGATGGGACATTAGAGATCATCCAAAAATACAGGGATAAAATCACCGTTCTACTCTCCGAAAAGGATAAGGGGATCTATGATGCAATGAATAAGGGATTAGCATTAGCAACAGGTGATTATGTTCTTTTTCTAAATTCCGGAGATGAGATCTATGATCTCAACAGCATTGAGAATCTTGCCAAACTGAGCGATGATGCCGATATTCTTTACGGTGAAACTATCCTCGTAGATGACAATCGAAATATTATCGGTGAACGGAGGCATAAAGTTCCGGCTCATTTCGACTGGAAAAGCTTTCGATATGGCATGAATATATGCCATCAGGCGATCTACATCAAACGTGACATTGCTGAGCCATACGATCTTAATTATAAATTATGTGCTGATATTGACTGGGTTATTCGTTGTGCCAAAAAGGCTAAAAAATCAGTCAATGCACAGCAATATGTAGCCCGATATCTTGTGGGCGGAATGTCAAAGCAAAGACATAAGGAATCCTTGAAAGAGCGCTTTGCTATTTTCAAACACTACTATGGGACCATTCCCAATTTATTTAATCATGGCATAATCGCACTAAAAGCTATTTGGTACCGTCTTAATTATGGAAAACCTCAAGACTAA